A DNA window from Allokutzneria albata contains the following coding sequences:
- a CDS encoding alpha/beta hydrolase has protein sequence MHRQAPHRTSLLTYEGLGHTAYPRTDCVRAAVETYLLEPSSQLPWRRRGCPPGGGSG, from the coding sequence TTGCACCGGCAGGCGCCGCACCGGACCAGCCTGCTCACCTACGAAGGCTTGGGGCACACCGCTTATCCCCGCACCGACTGCGTTCGCGCGGCCGTCGAGACGTACCTGCTGGAACCTAGTTCGCAGCTGCCGTGGCGACGGCGTGGCTGTCCTCCAGGAGGAGGTAGCGGGTGA
- a CDS encoding nuclear transport factor 2 family protein, with translation MSTEQIVETLFERIGKGDFAGAGELFAEEVDWDIPGATDVVPWIGLRRTGAEAAAFYTTLDDYLERDVFEVERLFVDGDEAVAVGHLRSVVRATGRAIATPFAIRITVREGRITRYLLLEDSHAVATAAAN, from the coding sequence ATGAGCACCGAGCAGATCGTCGAGACGCTGTTCGAGCGGATCGGCAAGGGCGACTTCGCGGGCGCGGGGGAGCTGTTCGCTGAGGAGGTGGACTGGGACATCCCGGGTGCCACCGACGTCGTGCCGTGGATCGGTCTTCGGCGGACGGGCGCCGAGGCCGCGGCGTTCTACACCACGCTCGACGACTACCTGGAACGCGACGTGTTCGAGGTGGAGCGGCTGTTCGTCGACGGCGACGAGGCCGTGGCGGTCGGCCACCTCCGCTCGGTCGTGCGGGCCACCGGCCGCGCCATTGCGACGCCGTTCGCGATTCGGATCACCGTGAGGGAGGGCCGCATCACCCGCTACCTCCTCCTGGAGGACAGCCACGCCGTCGCCACGGCAGCTGCGAACTAG
- a CDS encoding SDR family NAD(P)-dependent oxidoreductase yields MPGAVVIGAGPGIGRAVASRFAKQGLQTALIARSEATLRSAADVGAELALTADSTDEQALRSALDAVTERFGLPDVVVYNAALVRADALGELSVRAQMDAWAVNVVGAAVAAAHVLPAMAERGSGSFLVTGGMPEPKPEYVSLSLGKAGVRTLITLLDQQFGASGVHVASVTVDGPVAPGTAFDPDVIAEHYWRLHTQPAGQWEREVLFTGGNS; encoded by the coding sequence ATGCCGGGAGCCGTAGTCATCGGTGCCGGACCGGGGATCGGCCGCGCGGTCGCGAGCCGGTTCGCGAAGCAGGGGTTGCAGACGGCCTTGATCGCGCGGTCGGAGGCGACGCTGCGATCGGCCGCAGACGTGGGTGCCGAACTGGCGCTGACCGCCGACAGCACGGACGAGCAGGCGCTGCGGAGCGCGCTCGACGCGGTGACCGAGCGGTTCGGCTTGCCGGACGTCGTGGTCTACAACGCCGCCCTCGTCCGGGCCGACGCGCTCGGCGAACTGTCGGTGCGCGCCCAGATGGACGCGTGGGCGGTGAACGTCGTCGGTGCCGCCGTCGCGGCGGCGCACGTCCTGCCCGCGATGGCGGAGCGCGGCAGCGGTTCGTTCCTCGTCACCGGTGGAATGCCCGAGCCGAAGCCGGAGTACGTCAGCCTCTCGTTGGGCAAGGCCGGGGTGCGGACGCTGATCACGTTGCTGGACCAGCAGTTCGGAGCCTCGGGCGTGCACGTGGCCAGCGTGACCGTGGACGGTCCGGTCGCGCCCGGAACGGCCTTCGACCCCGACGTCATCGCCGAGCACTACTGGCGCTTGCACACCCAGCCGGCGGGTCAGTGGGAGCGCGAGGTTCTTTTCACCGGAGGAAACTCATGA
- a CDS encoding S1 family peptidase yields MSAEKRRRGLRKWWVLGPLLVILTPIVLYSPFLIWERAQPQPDIIPGSGPVSTAAAPWVVAIGNPDKTCVGTLVAPRAVVTAAHCLGRATPSELTVIVGRDDLRGTAGRVVKVADTWFEPRYRQGLAEESFLGGAFGRVPLASADIGLVTLAEPVDAPTLPMADAATAPRGGEAATVYGWRMSPDDTPVLWQAPTTVGDDATCAREAAERVRFLPPRWHGVSYDRASYLCVGLDRAIRLRATDSGSPVVVNGRLAGVAAWSGNVEPDAPDYYTKVATFQPRLASLIDGVR; encoded by the coding sequence ATGTCCGCAGAGAAAAGGCGTCGCGGGCTGCGGAAGTGGTGGGTGCTCGGACCGCTTCTGGTGATCCTGACGCCGATCGTCCTCTACTCGCCGTTCCTGATCTGGGAACGCGCACAGCCGCAGCCCGACATCATTCCGGGCAGCGGTCCGGTGTCCACCGCGGCCGCGCCGTGGGTCGTGGCCATCGGCAACCCGGACAAGACCTGCGTCGGCACTCTGGTCGCGCCCAGGGCCGTGGTGACCGCGGCCCACTGCCTCGGGCGCGCCACGCCGTCGGAACTGACGGTGATCGTCGGCCGCGACGACCTGCGCGGGACCGCGGGGCGCGTCGTGAAGGTCGCCGACACCTGGTTCGAACCCCGCTACCGGCAGGGCCTGGCCGAGGAGTCCTTCCTCGGCGGCGCGTTCGGCCGCGTCCCCCTGGCGTCGGCCGACATCGGCCTGGTGACGCTCGCCGAGCCGGTGGACGCACCGACCCTGCCGATGGCTGACGCGGCGACCGCGCCGCGAGGGGGCGAGGCCGCGACCGTCTACGGCTGGCGCATGTCCCCCGACGACACGCCCGTCCTGTGGCAGGCACCCACCACCGTCGGCGACGACGCCACGTGCGCGCGGGAGGCGGCAGAGCGTGTCCGCTTCCTCCCGCCACGCTGGCACGGCGTCAGCTACGACCGGGCCTCGTACCTGTGCGTCGGCCTCGATCGCGCCATTCGCCTGCGGGCGACCGACAGCGGCTCGCCGGTCGTGGTGAACGGCCGTCTCGCCGGGGTGGCCGCGTGGTCGGGGAACGTCGAACCCGACGCGCCGGACTACTACACGAAGGTCGCGACCTTCCAGCCGCGGCTGGCGAGCCTCATCGACGGCGTCCGTTGA
- a CDS encoding tyrosine-type recombinase/integrase: MADPFRSPVTTADLVRLVSAWLTTLASHHTRDRYGRDLGALATWLYLHRQRHLLDARAEDVLDYCRSLTGNRHDLTAEAHPVRRRNTIATTATAWSSFYRHCTDTGLLADNPVQQARALDAVAAYVPHPRRRPPELDAAALRAVVVQAHRDPWLGGPLGASMLGLLLCLHWRPERITAATLRDLRRRGGIRDRARFVPLPEPVLGYLTAWLAERPETDGRRLFVHPVQPRPLAVIELARLAARSAQRAGLGPGTTPSRLAHAAGALAAEGTGISFPSWEELREIAPAPRQLALPDDADGYHPDWQEYGQQALIPLPTKES; the protein is encoded by the coding sequence ATGGCAGATCCGTTCCGCTCCCCGGTCACCACCGCGGACCTCGTGCGGCTGGTCTCCGCGTGGCTGACCACCCTGGCCTCCCACCACACCCGCGACCGCTACGGCCGCGACCTCGGCGCGCTGGCGACCTGGCTCTACCTTCACCGCCAGCGCCACCTCCTCGACGCCCGGGCCGAGGACGTCCTGGACTACTGCCGCAGCCTCACCGGCAACCGCCACGACCTCACCGCCGAAGCGCACCCGGTGCGGCGGCGCAACACCATCGCCACCACGGCCACGGCGTGGAGTTCCTTCTACCGGCACTGCACCGACACGGGGCTGCTCGCCGACAACCCGGTGCAGCAGGCCCGCGCGCTCGACGCGGTCGCCGCGTACGTCCCGCACCCCCGCCGCAGGCCCCCTGAGCTGGACGCGGCCGCGCTCCGCGCCGTCGTCGTGCAGGCCCACCGCGATCCGTGGCTCGGCGGTCCCCTGGGCGCCAGCATGCTGGGACTGCTGCTGTGCCTGCACTGGCGGCCCGAGCGCATCACCGCCGCGACGCTGCGCGATCTCCGCCGCCGTGGCGGCATCCGGGACCGCGCGCGCTTCGTGCCCCTGCCGGAACCGGTGCTCGGCTACCTCACCGCCTGGCTCGCCGAACGCCCCGAGACCGACGGACGGCGGCTGTTCGTCCATCCCGTCCAGCCACGGCCGCTCGCCGTGATCGAGCTGGCCCGCCTGGCCGCCCGCAGCGCCCAGCGCGCCGGACTCGGCCCGGGAACCACCCCGAGCCGGCTCGCCCACGCCGCCGGGGCCCTCGCCGCGGAGGGAACCGGGATTTCCTTTCCCTCGTGGGAAGAACTGCGGGAGATCGCACCCGCGCCACGCCAGCTCGCGCTGCCCGACGACGCCGACGGCTACCACCCGGACTGGCAGGAGTACGGCCAGCAGGCGCTGATCCCGTTGCCCACCAAGGAGTCCTAG
- a CDS encoding cupin domain-containing protein, with translation MNNEPLSLTAALDTFDELWDPRIVAQVNDYDVRIAKVAGEFAWHSHADTDEFFLVLQGELRIGLRGEDGEREVVLPKGSIFVVPRGVEHKPSSADGASILMFELTGTVNTGDQHEQLPAHLKSTTGRALR, from the coding sequence GTGAACAACGAACCCCTCTCCCTGACCGCCGCGCTCGACACCTTCGACGAACTCTGGGACCCGCGGATCGTCGCCCAGGTCAACGACTACGACGTCCGGATCGCCAAGGTGGCAGGCGAGTTCGCCTGGCACAGTCATGCCGACACCGACGAGTTCTTCCTCGTCCTGCAAGGAGAACTCCGGATCGGGCTGCGCGGGGAGGACGGCGAGCGCGAGGTCGTGCTGCCGAAGGGATCGATCTTCGTCGTGCCGCGCGGAGTCGAGCACAAGCCCTCCTCCGCGGACGGCGCGTCGATCCTGATGTTCGAGCTCACCGGGACGGTGAACACCGGTGATCAGCACGAGCAGCTTCCCGCGCACCTCAAGTCCACTACGGGGCGCGCCCTGCGCTGA
- a CDS encoding helix-turn-helix domain-containing protein — protein MSRESSHRVVVLVDEGSNPFELGVATELFGLRRSELDRPWYEFTLCSAEPSVSMHGNMFTLSRVATLDAVDSADTLIVPNRPDPGAGPTQAVVAAVRRAAERGTRLVSFCTGAFTLAAAGVLDGRRATTHWLWAERFAARFPAVLLEPDVLYVDDGDVLTAAGSAAALDLGLHLIRRDHGAEIANAVSRRLVFAAHRDGGQRQFVARPVATVPDASLAPLLAWAQENLAEPLTVADLADRAALSPATLHRRFQAELGTTPLAWLTEERVTLACRLIERGELRLDRVAEASGLGTTSNLRAQMRRRTGLTPSAYRRRFAPTA, from the coding sequence ATGTCGCGTGAATCCTCGCACCGCGTGGTGGTGCTCGTCGACGAGGGCTCCAACCCGTTCGAGCTGGGCGTGGCCACGGAGCTGTTCGGTCTGCGGCGCTCTGAGCTGGACCGGCCGTGGTACGAGTTCACCCTGTGCTCCGCCGAGCCTTCGGTGTCCATGCACGGCAACATGTTCACGCTGTCCCGAGTGGCGACGCTCGACGCGGTGGACTCCGCCGACACGCTCATCGTGCCGAACCGCCCGGACCCCGGAGCAGGTCCCACCCAGGCCGTCGTGGCTGCCGTCCGCCGAGCCGCCGAACGCGGCACTCGACTGGTCAGTTTCTGCACCGGCGCGTTCACGCTCGCCGCCGCCGGTGTCCTCGACGGCCGCCGGGCGACGACCCACTGGCTGTGGGCCGAGCGGTTCGCGGCTCGCTTCCCCGCCGTGCTCCTGGAGCCCGATGTGCTCTACGTCGACGACGGCGATGTCCTGACCGCCGCGGGCAGCGCCGCCGCTCTGGATCTCGGCCTGCACCTCATCCGTCGTGATCACGGTGCCGAGATCGCGAACGCCGTCAGCCGCCGCCTCGTGTTCGCCGCGCATCGCGACGGCGGGCAGCGCCAGTTCGTCGCCCGCCCCGTCGCCACGGTTCCCGATGCTTCCCTGGCACCACTGCTCGCCTGGGCCCAGGAGAACCTGGCCGAACCGCTCACCGTCGCCGACCTGGCCGACCGCGCCGCGCTGAGCCCGGCGACCCTGCACCGCCGGTTCCAGGCCGAGCTGGGCACGACCCCGCTCGCGTGGCTCACCGAGGAACGGGTCACCCTCGCGTGCCGGTTGATCGAACGCGGTGAGCTACGCCTCGACCGGGTCGCCGAGGCCAGCGGCCTCGGCACCACCTCCAATCTGCGCGCCCAGATGCGGCGCCGAACCGGCCTCACGCCCAGCGCCTATCGCCGCCGCTTCGCACCTACAGCTTGA
- a CDS encoding DUF222 domain-containing protein: MHEHVRRAVLGREEAETPFGVEPTDGPLQHHRLQVERAGTGPSLSDRPPARWAGPTGGRCGARGGPLVHLATRRVLRQGLSGEHAVVISDAVKRLPTEFVGRANRALAEVAPRLTPRELTQVGKRIRAHVDPDEVFRDEQDGIAKRAWRMATDQDGCLHIRAVIDPLNGAKIKAFLLALSKPKTVNGEKDPRSAEQRLADAFLEAMTTAMTAKDLPAQGGSKAQLIVTMFLSDLATNTGSGQTQDGDPISAGLMRHRLRCRDHPDRARRRQRTPGARAGTTSRFTRPTQGPGHTRQGCAFPGCDRPPAWTEAHHLQHWIDGGPTDLTNLVLLCVHHHHVLHEGDWQIVVEHGIPSFIPPRWVDPDQTPVRNVRVDLQLKL, from the coding sequence GTGCACGAACACGTCCGGCGAGCCGTCCTCGGGCGCGAGGAAGCCGAAACCCCGTTCGGCGTCGAACCAACGGACGGTCCCTTGCAGCATCACAGGCTCCAGGTCGAGAGGGCGGGCACTGGCCCCAGTCTCTCTGACAGACCTCCGGCCCGTTGGGCCGGGCCCACAGGCGGGCGGTGCGGAGCCAGGGGCGGGCCGTTGGTTCACCTGGCGACACGCCGAGTTTTGAGACAAGGTCTTAGTGGTGAGCATGCGGTGGTGATCTCCGATGCCGTCAAGCGGCTCCCCACCGAGTTTGTGGGGCGGGCGAATCGGGCGTTGGCGGAGGTGGCTCCGAGGTTGACCCCGCGGGAGCTGACGCAGGTCGGCAAACGGATCCGGGCCCATGTCGATCCCGATGAGGTGTTCCGGGATGAGCAGGACGGGATCGCGAAGCGGGCGTGGCGGATGGCCACCGACCAGGATGGATGCCTGCACATCAGGGCGGTCATCGACCCGCTCAACGGGGCGAAGATCAAAGCGTTCCTACTCGCCCTGTCCAAACCGAAGACCGTCAATGGGGAAAAGGATCCGCGTAGCGCGGAACAGCGGTTGGCGGATGCGTTCCTCGAAGCCATGACCACCGCCATGACCGCGAAAGACCTCCCGGCTCAGGGTGGGTCGAAGGCGCAGTTGATCGTCACGATGTTCCTCAGCGACCTCGCGACCAACACCGGTAGCGGGCAGACGCAGGACGGTGACCCGATCAGCGCCGGGCTGATGCGCCACCGCCTGCGATGCCGGGATCATCCCGATCGTGCTCGGCGGAGACAGCGAACCCCTGGAGCACGGGCGGGAACGACGTCTCGCTTCACCCGCCCAACGCAGGGCCCTGGCCATACGCGACAAGGATGTGCGTTCCCGGGCTGTGATCGGCCACCGGCCTGGACGGAAGCCCACCACCTACAGCATTGGATCGACGGCGGGCCGACCGACCTCACCAACCTCGTGCTGCTCTGTGTGCACCACCATCACGTGCTGCACGAAGGAGACTGGCAGATCGTCGTCGAGCACGGGATACCGAGCTTCATCCCACCACGATGGGTCGACCCGGACCAGACACCGGTACGGAACGTGCGGGTGGATCTTCAACTCAAGCTGTAG
- a CDS encoding cold-shock protein — MLQGTVRWFDAERGFGFLAPEDGSPDVFVHASEIVGDGGAKVLREGQAVVFEVGENDRGPQALRVRVTADAATGSAVGLLGTVNWYEPGKGYGFASPDGGGADIFVHSSAIVTGGVVTEGQRVAFLIVEGERGPQAGHVIPLGAGAGSPAAAGIADGADGTVAWYDEDKGFGFINPDSGAGDVFVHARALAEGLTWLAEGDRVAYEVASGDKGPQARDVHLVRAAGPAARDVPVRGGEGVVARYDADRGFGFITPDAGGDDLFAHVSVIMGSEPLQKGDRVRYAVRQSDRGPQADRIERL, encoded by the coding sequence ATGCTGCAAGGGACCGTCCGTTGGTTCGACGCCGAACGGGGTTTCGGCTTCCTCGCGCCCGAGGACGGCTCGCCGGACGTGTTCGTGCACGCCTCCGAGATCGTCGGGGACGGCGGCGCGAAAGTGCTCCGCGAGGGTCAGGCCGTCGTGTTCGAGGTCGGCGAGAACGACCGCGGGCCCCAGGCGCTGCGCGTTCGCGTCACCGCCGATGCGGCCACCGGCAGCGCCGTGGGCCTGCTCGGCACCGTCAACTGGTACGAGCCGGGCAAGGGGTACGGCTTCGCGTCGCCGGACGGCGGCGGCGCCGACATCTTCGTGCACAGCTCCGCCATCGTGACCGGCGGCGTGGTCACCGAGGGGCAGCGGGTGGCCTTCCTGATCGTCGAAGGCGAGCGCGGCCCGCAGGCCGGGCACGTGATCCCGCTGGGAGCAGGGGCCGGCTCACCCGCTGCGGCTGGTATCGCGGACGGTGCCGACGGCACGGTGGCCTGGTACGACGAGGACAAGGGCTTCGGCTTCATCAACCCCGACTCCGGCGCCGGGGACGTCTTCGTTCACGCCCGGGCCCTGGCCGAGGGGCTGACGTGGCTCGCGGAGGGCGACCGCGTCGCCTACGAGGTGGCTAGTGGAGACAAGGGCCCGCAGGCCCGCGACGTGCACCTGGTCCGGGCCGCAGGGCCGGCGGCGCGGGACGTGCCCGTACGAGGCGGCGAGGGCGTCGTCGCGCGCTACGACGCCGACCGCGGCTTCGGCTTCATCACCCCGGACGCAGGCGGCGACGATCTCTTCGCCCACGTGTCCGTGATCATGGGGTCGGAGCCGCTGCAGAAGGGTGACCGGGTCCGGTACGCGGTGCGTCAGAGCGACCGGGGCCCGCAGGCCGACCGCATCGAACGCCTCTGA
- a CDS encoding IS5 family transposase (programmed frameshift) has product MAKTTQQRRVEDRLWELIEPLIPSRPAPRGPGGLPRIDDRAALEGILFVLDTGCPWRDLPEQLGCRSGHTAWRRLREWQDAGVWDRLHQLVLDELSNIDELDWTRGCIDAVSVRFEKGGELTGRSPTDRGKAGSEYHVLRDANGLPLHIMLSAANTHDSMLFEPLLDTNPTVRGHHGRAGRPRCRPDKLHADKGYDYRHCRRYLTRRGIKVRIARRGIEGKSRLGRVRWVVERTISWLLRFKRLGLRCDRTERTTLACTVINVRRLIKIELCDQA; this is encoded by the exons GTGGCGAAGACGACGCAGCAGCGGCGGGTCGAAGACCGGCTCTGGGAGCTGATCGAACCCCTGATCCCGTCCCGACCAGCGCCGCGCGGTCCGGGTGGGCTGCCCCGGATCGATGACCGTGCCGCGCTAGAGGGGATCTTGTTCGTGCTCGACACCGGCTGCCCCTGGCGAGACCTACCCGAGCAGCTCGGATGCCGTTCCGGGCACACCGCGTGGCGGCGGTTACGTGAGTGGCAGGACGCCGGCGTGTGGGACCGGCTGCACCAGCTCGTGCTCGACGAGCTGTCCAACATCGACGAGCTCGACTGGACCAGAGGCTGCATCGACGCGGTGTCGGTGCGGT TCGAAAAGGGGGGCGAGCTGACCGGCCGCAGCCCCACTGACCGGGGTAAAGCTGGCTCCGAGTACCACGTTCTGCGCGACGCGAACGGGCTACCGCTGCACATCATGTTGTCGGCGGCAAACACCCACGACAGCATGCTGTTCGAGCCGCTGCTGGACACGAACCCGACCGTGCGCGGCCACCACGGCCGGGCGGGCCGGCCACGATGCCGACCGGACAAGCTGCACGCCGACAAGGGCTACGACTACCGCCACTGCCGCCGCTACCTGACCCGCCGCGGTATCAAGGTGCGTATCGCCCGGCGCGGGATTGAGGGCAAGTCCCGCCTCGGCCGGGTCCGCTGGGTCGTCGAACGCACCATCTCCTGGCTGCTGCGGTTCAAACGCCTCGGGCTGCGCTGCGACCGGACCGAACGCACCACGCTGGCCTGCACCGTGATCAACGTCCGCCGGCTCATAAAGATCGAGCTCTGCGACCAGGCCTAA
- a CDS encoding DUF222 domain-containing protein, giving the protein MLDTKAIRVMLADQLVADDSYRLSEADHVEFLQELERIGNLLTAAKIDAARQAEERGLHTRHGCKGLSILLRTKLNLNQAEAKRRTRLVHELPSLPHTQDGVYSGVIRPGLKT; this is encoded by the coding sequence ATGTTGGATACCAAGGCAATCCGAGTCATGCTGGCCGATCAGCTGGTGGCCGATGACAGTTATCGGTTGTCCGAGGCCGATCATGTGGAGTTCCTGCAGGAGTTGGAGCGGATCGGCAATTTGTTGACGGCGGCGAAGATCGATGCCGCTCGGCAGGCCGAGGAACGAGGGCTGCACACCCGCCATGGGTGTAAGGGTCTGTCGATTCTGTTGCGAACCAAACTCAACCTCAACCAGGCGGAAGCGAAACGCCGCACCCGGCTCGTGCACGAACTACCGTCGTTGCCGCACACCCAGGATGGGGTGTACAGCGGGGTGATTAGACCTGGTCTCAAAACTTAA
- the otnK gene encoding 3-oxo-tetronate kinase has translation MTGEPWLGVVADDVTGATDIAGTLVGQGLRVVQTFGLPQGEISDCDCVVVALKIRTVPAPEAVASSLAAARRLRDLGSEQIYFKYCSTFDSTDSGNIGPVADALQLDLGAPISLVCPATPAIGRTVYLGHLFVNGRLLSESSLRNHPLTPMTDPDLVRVLGRQTESEVALIGYETVERGADAVRSELERLAGQGVRYAVADALRESHLTVLGEAARDHQLVTGASGLAWGLASARFRSRGPVVIAPAGEEISRAPAAVLSGSCSEATREQVALFAAQHPAFAVDPLALAEGQDVVGAALKFAADRLDEPVLIHSAADVLGAQSALGTQRAAELVEAALARIATGLVGSGVRRLIVAGGETSGAVVRALGITGVRVGAEVDPGVPWTFSLDGRLALLLKSGNLGRPSLFSDAWEALG, from the coding sequence ATGACGGGCGAGCCGTGGTTGGGCGTGGTGGCCGATGATGTCACCGGCGCGACCGACATCGCGGGAACGCTTGTGGGGCAGGGTCTTCGCGTTGTGCAGACCTTCGGCTTGCCGCAAGGGGAGATCTCCGACTGCGACTGCGTGGTGGTCGCGCTGAAGATCCGCACTGTGCCTGCGCCGGAGGCGGTCGCATCGTCGCTCGCTGCGGCGCGTCGGCTTCGGGATCTGGGCTCGGAGCAGATCTACTTCAAGTACTGCTCGACCTTCGATTCGACCGATTCCGGCAACATCGGCCCGGTCGCGGACGCCTTGCAGCTCGACCTCGGAGCGCCGATCAGCCTGGTGTGCCCGGCCACCCCGGCGATCGGCCGGACTGTCTACTTGGGACACCTGTTCGTCAACGGCCGGTTGCTGTCGGAGTCGTCTCTGCGAAACCACCCGCTGACCCCGATGACCGATCCCGATCTCGTTCGCGTGCTCGGCAGGCAGACCGAGTCCGAGGTCGCGCTGATCGGCTACGAGACCGTGGAGCGCGGTGCGGATGCCGTACGATCTGAGCTGGAAAGACTTGCTGGACAAGGTGTTCGGTACGCCGTCGCGGACGCTCTGCGCGAGTCGCACCTGACCGTTCTCGGGGAGGCGGCGCGCGATCACCAACTCGTCACCGGGGCCTCCGGCTTGGCGTGGGGCCTCGCGTCGGCGCGGTTCCGCTCGCGTGGTCCCGTGGTGATCGCACCCGCGGGGGAGGAGATCAGCCGGGCGCCCGCGGCTGTGCTGTCGGGCAGTTGCTCAGAGGCGACGCGTGAACAGGTCGCGCTGTTCGCCGCTCAGCACCCGGCTTTCGCCGTGGATCCTCTCGCGCTCGCCGAAGGGCAGGATGTCGTTGGTGCGGCGCTGAAGTTCGCCGCCGACCGGCTTGACGAGCCCGTGTTGATCCACTCCGCGGCCGACGTGCTCGGCGCGCAGTCGGCGTTGGGCACGCAGCGCGCGGCCGAGCTGGTGGAGGCCGCGCTGGCCAGGATCGCCACCGGTCTCGTCGGGTCGGGTGTGCGGCGGCTGATCGTGGCCGGGGGAGAGACGTCCGGGGCTGTGGTGCGGGCGCTGGGCATCACCGGCGTGCGAGTCGGTGCGGAGGTGGATCCCGGTGTGCCGTGGACGTTTTCGCTCGACGGGCGGCTGGCGCTGCTGTTGAAGTCCGGGAACCTCGGACGGCCGTCGCTGTTCAGCGACGCGTGGGAGGCGCTGGGCTGA
- a CDS encoding aspartate/glutamate racemase family protein, whose amino-acid sequence MKVFLLYTVPGLVPVLSGLAAEQVPDAELLHYVDGSLLRDTIANGGPPQHVHDKLAAYARFARECEADVLLVTCSSIGEAAERCVGIPVMRIDQPMCRDAVRSGMRIGVLATVSSTLEPTTRLVRRASAEQGVERDIRAVLCEGAFDALRAGDTETHDALVTAAFRRLSTEVDVIVLAQASMARIVSGLAPESVTVPVLSSPESGIAQLKGFKA is encoded by the coding sequence GTGAAGGTCTTCCTGCTGTACACAGTTCCAGGTCTGGTGCCAGTGCTCTCGGGCCTGGCGGCCGAACAGGTTCCCGACGCCGAGCTGCTGCACTACGTGGACGGCAGCCTGCTGCGCGACACGATCGCGAATGGTGGGCCGCCGCAGCACGTGCACGACAAACTCGCCGCCTATGCGCGTTTCGCCCGCGAGTGCGAGGCCGATGTCCTGCTGGTCACCTGTTCTTCGATCGGTGAGGCCGCGGAGCGGTGCGTCGGCATCCCTGTGATGCGCATCGATCAGCCGATGTGTCGCGACGCGGTGCGCAGTGGGATGCGCATCGGCGTGCTCGCCACCGTCTCGTCCACTTTGGAACCTACGACGCGGCTCGTCCGGCGCGCGTCTGCGGAGCAGGGCGTCGAGCGTGACATCCGTGCTGTGCTGTGCGAAGGCGCTTTCGACGCGCTGCGGGCTGGGGACACCGAGACCCATGACGCGCTTGTCACCGCGGCCTTTCGGCGGTTGAGCACGGAGGTGGACGTCATCGTTCTCGCTCAGGCGTCGATGGCGCGCATCGTGAGCGGGCTTGCGCCGGAGTCCGTCACCGTGCCGGTGCTGTCGTCGCCGGAGTCCGGGATCGCGCAGCTGAAGGGCTTCAAGGCATGA